DNA from Halobacteriovoraceae bacterium:
GCCACAACACACTCAATTGTTATGAGAAGTGCTTCTGGTACGATTCGTAAAATCACTGCAGAGCATTTTTTTGATAAAAAACCACGATACTAAAATAAGGAATCTGAAATGGCAGCTGTGACACATACAGAAATTTTTGATGTCGATATTAATAGATTTTATCAGACTCTCATAGATTACAAATCATATCCAGATTTTGTTGATGGATGCGACGAAGTTATAATTGTTGAACAAAATGATAAGAGCGCAAAAGTACAGTATTTTTTAAATCTTATTAAAAAATTTAAATATACACTTGACTTAAAACAGAGCGCTCCAAATTCAGTCACCTGGACTTTTGACTCTGGAGATATTTTCAAAGAAAATAACGGGAGTTGGGAACTAGAAGATCTTGGGGAAGGAAAAACAAAAGTTACCTATTCTCTAGATGTGAAATTTAAAGTTCTCGTTCCAAAACCAATTATTAATAAATTGGTCTCTAGTAATTTACCAAAAATGATGCAACAGTACTATAAAAGAGCAAAGGGGTAGGTATGACAAAAAAGTCTCATGGAAAAAGTAGAGACGAAAAAGATTCTCCGGATGATAAGGAATCTATATTTTCTGATGTCATCAAAAGGGTCGTATCCATTGGAGTTGGTGCCGCATTTATGACAGAGGATGCCGTGCGAAATCTTATTGGTGATATTCCACTACCGAAAGATATTGTTAATGGGCTCATTCAAAACGCAAAAGATGCAAAAGATGATTTTGCAAAAAGTGTGAAAGATGAGGTTAGAAAATATCTATCTGAAATGGATTCCAAAAAATTAATAGAACATATTGTTGATAACTATGATTTTGAGCTAAATGCAACAATAAAGCTTAAAAAAAAGAAAGACGCTAAGGATGATCAATCCGCTTAAAAAACATATCTGTAATCAAATAAACGAGCTAAAAAGTGAAATTAATGGCCGAGCAATATTAATTGCTGTATCAAAATATTCTCAAATAGAAGATATTAAGATTGCCAATGAAAATGGACAGAAACATTTTGGCGAAAATCATCTCCAAGATTTAGAAATAAAATCTGAGTATTTTTTCAATTCCGGATTGGAATGTCTTTGGCATTTTCTAGGGCCATTACAATCTAAAAAAATTAAAAATCT
Protein-coding regions in this window:
- a CDS encoding SRPBCC family protein, coding for MAAVTHTEIFDVDINRFYQTLIDYKSYPDFVDGCDEVIIVEQNDKSAKVQYFLNLIKKFKYTLDLKQSAPNSVTWTFDSGDIFKENNGSWELEDLGEGKTKVTYSLDVKFKVLVPKPIINKLVSSNLPKMMQQYYKRAKG